The following proteins come from a genomic window of Venturia canescens isolate UGA chromosome 4, ASM1945775v1, whole genome shotgun sequence:
- the MED14 gene encoding mediator of RNA polymerase II transcription subunit 14 isoform X2, translating into MAPVPLEGHQTPVANNMPQEGNRGGSISLGMLIDFIIQRTYHELTVLAELLPRKTDMERKIEIYNYSARTRQLFVRLLALVKWANSASKVDKSAHIMAFLDKQSLLFVDTADMLARMARETLVHARLPNFHIPAAVEVLTTGTYGRLPACIRERIVPPDPITPSEKRSTLQRLNQVIQHRLVTGNLLPQMRNLKIEAGRVTFLVEQEFSVSLTVMGDGPNVPWRLLELEILVSDRETGDGKALVHPLQTRYVHQVVQSRLAESSNSLSEVYYILHYFCQSLQLEVLYSQTLRLIRDRLDDHIHVDEYTPGKCLSISYWRELTSKDPRSELGYRLTVQVDQNEPARPLAVVHIPSLGSKEGEIADRAIRSDQLSMECLLVHTIYIRTRSRLSELKQELQSMLKDVECSLAGSPAILSVPILQPCLRAELLLVTVDTHTGMLQCHVPQYDAPLVPELTVALNGDHSRLPTLISELRFWITQRRCEKTLQHLPATPHERLPVLHHPDHPMSKISRHRMFVQLHRHPTVILIVAFKEKESSPCEIECSFYLAVVKHSSIEDDPHDETIETEIPKMYLKVQSLIEFDTFVITHGPFTSVDNDVVEKGSNKRRSTGATGRTDAPGTPQNRRPKHPAYFIPELAHVVALCDERIPFVTLAQELTRRDIAHQGLQVEANATALVLKLVQLPAPSPNIASGSAWQALLKRLLSVSIRVQGKGMAKTWMAEFVFYSSPLNSSHPKEQGLRRPVYFQYEMGTADAVSRTVDSLLNDWAQIVHLYSIVQDLAEYFKMEKYNLRNMVSIKTYSYSKLVLAYGPNRGATVTVQWSTNDKAFKLTFGKSPTTTAVNAHSLMKEQLEAHLNRHRNLAQLIHILNETFQPLVSISKLPTILQLGVHNFRAQVPVQTFTIMPQCVTLVRIAYQGMYCLELRMRGGGLVSLRDGAYSRFDRSTVVDEFTPTQCLKAFLSKYVDESAVFRRRSQSEDDNPPSPVTMDSDGSGVGFMSHHRGGPQSPAQQRDGLRFHPPLTPPSGSNPHTPASPHTANISQASQHQSFGSSPATSFNLASPPSLPPNTPNMLPHPSPGSGLVANSPLNPMHVPSPAGLMPTSSPGPCSNVQVGHSPASSFMQTGHIDGSPFPSSQSMASPAASNWPGSPSVPRPSPARPGQSPGHAALHSPQASDHRSGSHISRVLPQRSWAGAVPTLLTHESLELLCCPSPHPSGLSGPDLSPLERFLGCVYMRRQLQRFIQTDDCLTTMNSTEPGMVHFKVETLQCRVGLNPQHLQSLHIKVQPLPEHSDQWTLEELQVIEKFFDTRAAAPPYKPNTLSGFGRMLNVPFNVLKDFVQIMKLELVPGLVQQQQLKWSVQWCLRIPPSATPIVPTGMAAVLVCRNKILFFLQITRIGVPYQGEPPSLVLPLVYDVSTNLTQLAEKRDPGPASATAAASLQLKRFAEYGANPSECSLFPAVRDLLANLTLPSEPPVISQVVASPAGGQVTPTQQIQSPAMQMHSPMAGGQGPPQGPYGIQGMPSIGMMGGPPQ; encoded by the exons ATGGCTCCGGTACCTTTGGAAGGTCATCAAACCCCTGTGGCAAATAATATGCCACAGGAAGGAAATCGTGGTGGTTCTATTTCCCTGGGGATGCTCATAGACTTCATAATACAAAGAACTTATCACGAACTCACTGTCCTAGCTGAACT ATTGCCCAGGAAAACAgatatggaaagaaaaatcgaaatatataaTTATTCTGCAAGGACTCGACAACTTTTTGTTCGTTTACTGGCTCTTGTTAAGTGGGCAAACAGCGCTTCAAAAGTGGACAAATCAGCC CATATCATGGCTTTTTTGGATAAGCAATCGCTGTTGTTTGTTGATACTGCGGATATGTTGGCACGAATGGCGAGAGAAACTCTTGTGCATGCCAGGCTCCCGAATTTCCATATTCCAGCTGCGGTTGAAGTTCTCACAACAGGAACATATGGCCGTCTTCCAGCTTGTATCAGA GAAAGAATAGTTCCTCCAGATCCTATAACTCCGTCCGAGAAGCGGAGCACACTACAGAGATTGAATCAAGTGATTCAACATCGCTTAGTAACAGGAAATTTACTTCCACAAAtgcgcaatttgaaaattgaagccGGACGCGTTACGTTTCTGGTAGAACAAGAATTTTCAGTGTCTCTCACGGTTATGGGTGATGGGCCCAATGTACCATGGCGGTTGTTGGAACTGGAAATTTTAGTATCCGATAGAGAAACTGGGGATGGAAAAGCGCTCGTTCATCCATTGCAAACAAGATACGTTCATCAA gtCGTCCAGTCGAGACTCGCAGAGAGTTctaattctctgtctgaggtTTATTACATTCTTCACTACTTTTGTCAATCTCTGCAACTCGAAGTTTTATACTCTCAAACATTGCGCTTGATTCGTGATCGTCTCGACGATCATATCCACGTGGACGAATATACACCCGGGAAATGTTTGTCCATATCTTATTGGAG AGAACTGACGAGTAAAGATCCGCGATCCGAGCTCGGATATCGTTTGACTGTTCAGGTCGATCAAAACGAACCCGCACGACCTCTCGCTGTAGTTCATATCCCGTCTTTGGGCAGCAAG GAGGGTGAAATCGCAGATCGTGCAATAAGATCGGATCAATTGTCGATGGAGTGTTTGCTCGTACACACGATTTACATTCGCACAAGGAGTCGTTTGTCGGAATTGAAACAAGAGCTCCAATCTATGTTGAAAGATGTCGAAT GTTCTCTTGCTGGATCACCCGCTATACTCTCGGTCCCGATTTTACAACCATGTTTACGAGCTGAGCTTCTTCTTGTCACGGTCGACACGCATACGGGAATGTTGCAATGTCATGTGCCCCAGTACGACGCTCCTCTCGTTCCAGAATTAACAGTGGCTTTGAACGGCGATCATTCACGGCTTCCTACTCTCATCTCAGAGCTCAG GTTCTGGATAACGCAACGTCGTTGCGAGAAAACATTGCAGCACTTGCCAGCGACACCGCACGAGAGATTGCCCGTTCTCCATCACCCTGACCATCCGATGTCGAAGATTAGCAGGCATCGGATGTTCGTTCAACTTCACAGACATCCCACAGTGATACTG ATCGTAGCTTTCAAAGAGAAAGAATCATCACCGTGCGAGATCGAGTGCTCGTTCTATCTTGCCGTGGTTAAACATAGTTCGATCGAGGACGATCCACATGATGAAACTATTGAGACAGAAATACCAAAGATGTATCTAAAAGTTCAAAGTCTCATCGAGTTTGACACATTCGTCATAACCCACGGTCCTTTTACAAGTGTCGACAACG ACGTGGTGGAGAAAGGAAGCAACAAACGTAGAAGTACCGGAGCAACGGGACGTACCGATGCACCCGGAACACCGCAAAATCGAAGGCCCAAACATCCAGCATATTTTATACCTGAACTTGCTCATGTTGTTGCACTGTGCGatgaacgaattccatttgtGACTCTGGCTCAAgag CTTACGAGACGCGACATAGCTCACCAAGGTCTCCAGGTGGAGGCAAATGCAACTGCGCTCGTTCTCAAGCTCGTTCAGTTACCAGCACCGTCACCCAACATTGCTTCTGGAAGTGCCTGGCAAGCACTTCTCAAAAGACTGCTCAGCGTTTCGATCAGAGTTCAGGGTAAAGGCATGGCGAAAACGTGGATGGCTGAATTTGTATTTTACAGCAGTCCCTTGAACAGCAGTCATCCGAAAGAACAGG GTTTGCGAAGACCcgtttattttcaatacgaGATGGGGACCGCCGATGCAGTTTCCAGAACCGTAGACTCGCTACTGAACGATTGGGCACAAATCGTTCATCTGTATTCGATCGTTCAAGATCTTGcagaatatttcaaaatggaaaaatacaaTTTGCGAAATATGGTCAGCATCAAGACTTACAGTTACAGCAAATTGGTGCTCGCTTATGGGCCAAATCGGGGAGCTACTGTGACCGTTCAGTGGAGCACGAATGACAAAGCCTTCAAACTTACATttggaaaaa GTCCTACAACTACCGCAGTTAACGCTCACTCACTGATGAAGGAACAACTCGAAGCTCATCTCAATCGTCACAGAAATCTCGCCCAGCTCATTCACATTCTCAATGAAACATTCCAGCCACTCGTTTCTATCAGTAAATTACCAACAATACTTCAGCTGGGTGTTCATAATTTT CGAGCACAAGTCCCGGTTCAAACATTTACGATCATGCCGCAGTGTGTGACTCTAGTGAGAATAGCGTACCAAGGAATGTACTGTCTTGAATTGAGAATGCGCGGCGGTGGTCTCGTGAGTTTACGAGACGGAGCTTACAGTCGGTTCGATCGGAGCACTGTTGTCGATGAATTTACGCCAACTCAGTGTCTTAAG GCCTTTTTATCGAAATACGTGGATGAGAGCGCAGTATTTCGCAGGAGATCACAATCGGAAGACGACAATCCACCATCACCCGTAACAATGGACAGTGACGGCAGTGGTGTTGGTTTTATGAGTCATCATCGCGGTGGGCCACAATCGCCGGCGCAACAACGGGATGGTTTAAGGTTTCATCCACCATTAACTCCACCATCCGGCAGCAATCCTCATACACCTGCAAGTCCGCACACCGCGAACATATCACAGGCCAGTCAACATCAAAGTTTCGGGAGTAGTCCAGCAACGTCTTTCAATCTCGCTTCTCCTCCTTCTTTACCGCCGAATACACCGAATATGTTACCTCACCCATCACCGGGCTCAGGACTCGTCGCAAACAGTCCCTTGAATCCGATGCACGTGCCCAGCCCGGCTGGGTTAATGCCAACATCTTCACCAGGGCCTTGTAGCAATGTCCAAGTAGGACATTCGCCAGCTAGTTCTTTCATGCAAACGG GTCACATAGACGGAAGTCCGTTTCCTTCGTCGCAAAGTATGGCTTCCCCGGCAGCCTCGAACTGGCCAGGTTCACCGAGTGTTCCCCGGCCATCGCCAGCAAGACCGGGTCAAAGTCCAGGTCACGCTGCCCTCCATAGTCCTCAAGCTTCCGATCATCGATCGGGAAGTCACATTTCTCGAGTTTTGCCCCAAAGATCGTGGGCGGGTGCGGTGCCAACGCTCCTGACACACGAATCGCTAGAATTATTGTGTTGTCCATCGCCACATCCCTCGGGACTTTCGGGTCCAGATTTATCTCCGCTTGAACGATTTTTAGGCTGTGTTTATATGAGAAGGCAATTACAGCGTTTCATCCAAACCGACGATTGC CTTACGACTATGAATAGTACGGAGCCTGGGATGGTTCATTTCAAAGTCGAAACGCTCCAGTGTCGCGTTGGTTTAAACCCACAACATTTGCAATCGCTACACATCAAAGTTCAACCACTTCCCGAACACAGTGACCAGTGGACTCTCGAGGAACTTCAG GTTATAGAAAAGTTTTTCGATACTCGAGCGGCGGCTCCGCCGTACAAACCGAATACTCTATCTGGCTTCGGAAGAATGTTGAACGTTCCTTTCAACGTCCTCAAAGATTTTGTACAAATAATGAAACTCGAACTGGTTCCCGGTCTCGTTCAACAGCAACAACTCAAGTGGTCAGTGCAATGGTGTTTGAGGATACCGCCGTCTGCGACGCCGATCGTCCCGACGGGAATGGCGGCTGTTCTTGTTTGTCGAAACAAGATTTTATTCTTC cttcAAATAACGCGAATCGGAGTGCCATATCAAGGGGAGCCACCGTCGTTGGTGCTCCCGTTAGTTTACGACGTTAGTACGAATTTGACGCAGTTGGCAGAAAAACGGGATCCTGGGCCAGCTTCGGCGACGGCCGCTGCATCACTACAGCTCAAAAGATTTGCGGAATACGGAGCTAATCCATCGGAGTGTTCGCTGTTTCCTGCTGTTCGAGATCTATTAGCTAATCTTACGTTACCATCGGAGCCTCCGGTGATTTCACAG GTTGTAGCTTCTCCAGCTGGAGGTCAAGTGACTCCAACCCAGCAAATACAAAGTCCGGCGATGCAGATGCACTCGCCGATGGCGGGTGGTCAAGGACCTCCCCAAGGACCTTACGGTATTCAAGGAATGCCTTCGATTGGAATGATGGGCGGTCCGCCTCAATAG
- the MED14 gene encoding mediator of RNA polymerase II transcription subunit 14 isoform X1, whose translation MAPVPLEGHQTPVANNMPQEGNRGGSISLGMLIDFIIQRTYHELTVLAELLPRKTDMERKIEIYNYSARTRQLFVRLLALVKWANSASKVDKSAHIMAFLDKQSLLFVDTADMLARMARETLVHARLPNFHIPAAVEVLTTGTYGRLPACIRERIVPPDPITPSEKRSTLQRLNQVIQHRLVTGNLLPQMRNLKIEAGRVTFLVEQEFSVSLTVMGDGPNVPWRLLELEILVSDRETGDGKALVHPLQTRYVHQVVQSRLAESSNSLSEVYYILHYFCQSLQLEVLYSQTLRLIRDRLDDHIHVDEYTPGKCLSISYWRELTSKDPRSELGYRLTVQVDQNEPARPLAVVHIPSLGSKEGEIADRAIRSDQLSMECLLVHTIYIRTRSRLSELKQELQSMLKDVECSLAGSPAILSVPILQPCLRAELLLVTVDTHTGMLQCHVPQYDAPLVPELTVALNGDHSRLPTLISELRFWITQRRCEKTLQHLPATPHERLPVLHHPDHPMSKISRHRMFVQLHRHPTVILIVAFKEKESSPCEIECSFYLAVVKHSSIEDDPHDETIETEIPKMYLKVQSLIEFDTFVITHGPFTSVDNGSNDQDGGCITDVVEKGSNKRRSTGATGRTDAPGTPQNRRPKHPAYFIPELAHVVALCDERIPFVTLAQELTRRDIAHQGLQVEANATALVLKLVQLPAPSPNIASGSAWQALLKRLLSVSIRVQGKGMAKTWMAEFVFYSSPLNSSHPKEQGLRRPVYFQYEMGTADAVSRTVDSLLNDWAQIVHLYSIVQDLAEYFKMEKYNLRNMVSIKTYSYSKLVLAYGPNRGATVTVQWSTNDKAFKLTFGKSPTTTAVNAHSLMKEQLEAHLNRHRNLAQLIHILNETFQPLVSISKLPTILQLGVHNFRAQVPVQTFTIMPQCVTLVRIAYQGMYCLELRMRGGGLVSLRDGAYSRFDRSTVVDEFTPTQCLKAFLSKYVDESAVFRRRSQSEDDNPPSPVTMDSDGSGVGFMSHHRGGPQSPAQQRDGLRFHPPLTPPSGSNPHTPASPHTANISQASQHQSFGSSPATSFNLASPPSLPPNTPNMLPHPSPGSGLVANSPLNPMHVPSPAGLMPTSSPGPCSNVQVGHSPASSFMQTGHIDGSPFPSSQSMASPAASNWPGSPSVPRPSPARPGQSPGHAALHSPQASDHRSGSHISRVLPQRSWAGAVPTLLTHESLELLCCPSPHPSGLSGPDLSPLERFLGCVYMRRQLQRFIQTDDCLTTMNSTEPGMVHFKVETLQCRVGLNPQHLQSLHIKVQPLPEHSDQWTLEELQVIEKFFDTRAAAPPYKPNTLSGFGRMLNVPFNVLKDFVQIMKLELVPGLVQQQQLKWSVQWCLRIPPSATPIVPTGMAAVLVCRNKILFFLQITRIGVPYQGEPPSLVLPLVYDVSTNLTQLAEKRDPGPASATAAASLQLKRFAEYGANPSECSLFPAVRDLLANLTLPSEPPVISQVVASPAGGQVTPTQQIQSPAMQMHSPMAGGQGPPQGPYGIQGMPSIGMMGGPPQ comes from the exons ATGGCTCCGGTACCTTTGGAAGGTCATCAAACCCCTGTGGCAAATAATATGCCACAGGAAGGAAATCGTGGTGGTTCTATTTCCCTGGGGATGCTCATAGACTTCATAATACAAAGAACTTATCACGAACTCACTGTCCTAGCTGAACT ATTGCCCAGGAAAACAgatatggaaagaaaaatcgaaatatataaTTATTCTGCAAGGACTCGACAACTTTTTGTTCGTTTACTGGCTCTTGTTAAGTGGGCAAACAGCGCTTCAAAAGTGGACAAATCAGCC CATATCATGGCTTTTTTGGATAAGCAATCGCTGTTGTTTGTTGATACTGCGGATATGTTGGCACGAATGGCGAGAGAAACTCTTGTGCATGCCAGGCTCCCGAATTTCCATATTCCAGCTGCGGTTGAAGTTCTCACAACAGGAACATATGGCCGTCTTCCAGCTTGTATCAGA GAAAGAATAGTTCCTCCAGATCCTATAACTCCGTCCGAGAAGCGGAGCACACTACAGAGATTGAATCAAGTGATTCAACATCGCTTAGTAACAGGAAATTTACTTCCACAAAtgcgcaatttgaaaattgaagccGGACGCGTTACGTTTCTGGTAGAACAAGAATTTTCAGTGTCTCTCACGGTTATGGGTGATGGGCCCAATGTACCATGGCGGTTGTTGGAACTGGAAATTTTAGTATCCGATAGAGAAACTGGGGATGGAAAAGCGCTCGTTCATCCATTGCAAACAAGATACGTTCATCAA gtCGTCCAGTCGAGACTCGCAGAGAGTTctaattctctgtctgaggtTTATTACATTCTTCACTACTTTTGTCAATCTCTGCAACTCGAAGTTTTATACTCTCAAACATTGCGCTTGATTCGTGATCGTCTCGACGATCATATCCACGTGGACGAATATACACCCGGGAAATGTTTGTCCATATCTTATTGGAG AGAACTGACGAGTAAAGATCCGCGATCCGAGCTCGGATATCGTTTGACTGTTCAGGTCGATCAAAACGAACCCGCACGACCTCTCGCTGTAGTTCATATCCCGTCTTTGGGCAGCAAG GAGGGTGAAATCGCAGATCGTGCAATAAGATCGGATCAATTGTCGATGGAGTGTTTGCTCGTACACACGATTTACATTCGCACAAGGAGTCGTTTGTCGGAATTGAAACAAGAGCTCCAATCTATGTTGAAAGATGTCGAAT GTTCTCTTGCTGGATCACCCGCTATACTCTCGGTCCCGATTTTACAACCATGTTTACGAGCTGAGCTTCTTCTTGTCACGGTCGACACGCATACGGGAATGTTGCAATGTCATGTGCCCCAGTACGACGCTCCTCTCGTTCCAGAATTAACAGTGGCTTTGAACGGCGATCATTCACGGCTTCCTACTCTCATCTCAGAGCTCAG GTTCTGGATAACGCAACGTCGTTGCGAGAAAACATTGCAGCACTTGCCAGCGACACCGCACGAGAGATTGCCCGTTCTCCATCACCCTGACCATCCGATGTCGAAGATTAGCAGGCATCGGATGTTCGTTCAACTTCACAGACATCCCACAGTGATACTG ATCGTAGCTTTCAAAGAGAAAGAATCATCACCGTGCGAGATCGAGTGCTCGTTCTATCTTGCCGTGGTTAAACATAGTTCGATCGAGGACGATCCACATGATGAAACTATTGAGACAGAAATACCAAAGATGTATCTAAAAGTTCAAAGTCTCATCGAGTTTGACACATTCGTCATAACCCACGGTCCTTTTACAAGTGTCGACAACG GGAGTAATGATCAAGATGGGGGGTGCATTACAGACGTGGTGGAGAAAGGAAGCAACAAACGTAGAAGTACCGGAGCAACGGGACGTACCGATGCACCCGGAACACCGCAAAATCGAAGGCCCAAACATCCAGCATATTTTATACCTGAACTTGCTCATGTTGTTGCACTGTGCGatgaacgaattccatttgtGACTCTGGCTCAAgag CTTACGAGACGCGACATAGCTCACCAAGGTCTCCAGGTGGAGGCAAATGCAACTGCGCTCGTTCTCAAGCTCGTTCAGTTACCAGCACCGTCACCCAACATTGCTTCTGGAAGTGCCTGGCAAGCACTTCTCAAAAGACTGCTCAGCGTTTCGATCAGAGTTCAGGGTAAAGGCATGGCGAAAACGTGGATGGCTGAATTTGTATTTTACAGCAGTCCCTTGAACAGCAGTCATCCGAAAGAACAGG GTTTGCGAAGACCcgtttattttcaatacgaGATGGGGACCGCCGATGCAGTTTCCAGAACCGTAGACTCGCTACTGAACGATTGGGCACAAATCGTTCATCTGTATTCGATCGTTCAAGATCTTGcagaatatttcaaaatggaaaaatacaaTTTGCGAAATATGGTCAGCATCAAGACTTACAGTTACAGCAAATTGGTGCTCGCTTATGGGCCAAATCGGGGAGCTACTGTGACCGTTCAGTGGAGCACGAATGACAAAGCCTTCAAACTTACATttggaaaaa GTCCTACAACTACCGCAGTTAACGCTCACTCACTGATGAAGGAACAACTCGAAGCTCATCTCAATCGTCACAGAAATCTCGCCCAGCTCATTCACATTCTCAATGAAACATTCCAGCCACTCGTTTCTATCAGTAAATTACCAACAATACTTCAGCTGGGTGTTCATAATTTT CGAGCACAAGTCCCGGTTCAAACATTTACGATCATGCCGCAGTGTGTGACTCTAGTGAGAATAGCGTACCAAGGAATGTACTGTCTTGAATTGAGAATGCGCGGCGGTGGTCTCGTGAGTTTACGAGACGGAGCTTACAGTCGGTTCGATCGGAGCACTGTTGTCGATGAATTTACGCCAACTCAGTGTCTTAAG GCCTTTTTATCGAAATACGTGGATGAGAGCGCAGTATTTCGCAGGAGATCACAATCGGAAGACGACAATCCACCATCACCCGTAACAATGGACAGTGACGGCAGTGGTGTTGGTTTTATGAGTCATCATCGCGGTGGGCCACAATCGCCGGCGCAACAACGGGATGGTTTAAGGTTTCATCCACCATTAACTCCACCATCCGGCAGCAATCCTCATACACCTGCAAGTCCGCACACCGCGAACATATCACAGGCCAGTCAACATCAAAGTTTCGGGAGTAGTCCAGCAACGTCTTTCAATCTCGCTTCTCCTCCTTCTTTACCGCCGAATACACCGAATATGTTACCTCACCCATCACCGGGCTCAGGACTCGTCGCAAACAGTCCCTTGAATCCGATGCACGTGCCCAGCCCGGCTGGGTTAATGCCAACATCTTCACCAGGGCCTTGTAGCAATGTCCAAGTAGGACATTCGCCAGCTAGTTCTTTCATGCAAACGG GTCACATAGACGGAAGTCCGTTTCCTTCGTCGCAAAGTATGGCTTCCCCGGCAGCCTCGAACTGGCCAGGTTCACCGAGTGTTCCCCGGCCATCGCCAGCAAGACCGGGTCAAAGTCCAGGTCACGCTGCCCTCCATAGTCCTCAAGCTTCCGATCATCGATCGGGAAGTCACATTTCTCGAGTTTTGCCCCAAAGATCGTGGGCGGGTGCGGTGCCAACGCTCCTGACACACGAATCGCTAGAATTATTGTGTTGTCCATCGCCACATCCCTCGGGACTTTCGGGTCCAGATTTATCTCCGCTTGAACGATTTTTAGGCTGTGTTTATATGAGAAGGCAATTACAGCGTTTCATCCAAACCGACGATTGC CTTACGACTATGAATAGTACGGAGCCTGGGATGGTTCATTTCAAAGTCGAAACGCTCCAGTGTCGCGTTGGTTTAAACCCACAACATTTGCAATCGCTACACATCAAAGTTCAACCACTTCCCGAACACAGTGACCAGTGGACTCTCGAGGAACTTCAG GTTATAGAAAAGTTTTTCGATACTCGAGCGGCGGCTCCGCCGTACAAACCGAATACTCTATCTGGCTTCGGAAGAATGTTGAACGTTCCTTTCAACGTCCTCAAAGATTTTGTACAAATAATGAAACTCGAACTGGTTCCCGGTCTCGTTCAACAGCAACAACTCAAGTGGTCAGTGCAATGGTGTTTGAGGATACCGCCGTCTGCGACGCCGATCGTCCCGACGGGAATGGCGGCTGTTCTTGTTTGTCGAAACAAGATTTTATTCTTC cttcAAATAACGCGAATCGGAGTGCCATATCAAGGGGAGCCACCGTCGTTGGTGCTCCCGTTAGTTTACGACGTTAGTACGAATTTGACGCAGTTGGCAGAAAAACGGGATCCTGGGCCAGCTTCGGCGACGGCCGCTGCATCACTACAGCTCAAAAGATTTGCGGAATACGGAGCTAATCCATCGGAGTGTTCGCTGTTTCCTGCTGTTCGAGATCTATTAGCTAATCTTACGTTACCATCGGAGCCTCCGGTGATTTCACAG GTTGTAGCTTCTCCAGCTGGAGGTCAAGTGACTCCAACCCAGCAAATACAAAGTCCGGCGATGCAGATGCACTCGCCGATGGCGGGTGGTCAAGGACCTCCCCAAGGACCTTACGGTATTCAAGGAATGCCTTCGATTGGAATGATGGGCGGTCCGCCTCAATAG